The Candidatus Acidiferrales bacterium genome contains the following window.
GATTGTATTTCACCGTTCCCCAGGCCTTGGGCATGTTCTGCGTACCCTCAAGTTTAATGGTCATCGTATCCTGGGCCGTGAGCATCGCTACGAGAGATCGCGAATGTTGGATCTGCTTCTGATCGGCTGCGATTTGCTGGCGAATATTCTCCAGCTGGCTGTCGAGCTGGCGATTGCCGTACCACAGAAAAATCGACAAGATAACAAGACCGATGGCCGCTGGCGCCCATATCGTATTCCACCAGCGAATAGTCTGGCGGCTTTTGCTGACGTGCCAAAGGCCAGACGATGCGGATTTTTCGGCGCGAATTCTTTCCAGCAGCTTCTGTTTCACCGCGATAAGCGGATTTTCTTCCGGCGCAGCAAGAGAAAGCAGCGCAATTCGTCCGCGCGCCTCGGTGAGCCTTCGCATACACTCTTGGCACGAAGACACGTGTTCTCGGATTTCGCCGGCCTCTTCTTCAAGGAGACCGAGGGCGAAAAGCTCCAAATCTTCATCCCGAATTGGATGACCGAAAGTCATGCGAGCGACCGTTTCAGAATCTCCATTGCCGTCCGAATTCTTGTTTTCACCGTGCCGAGCGGAGCGCCCGTGCGATCGGCGATTTCACTGTGCGACATTCCTTGAAAATACGCGAATTCTATGGCTTCGCGCTGGCCGTCGGGCAGCCCAACAAGCGCAGCCTTCACGCGTCCAAGGAGCTGATTCTGTGCTGCTGCCGACTCGATATTGAACGGAAACGCCACGTTTTGTTCGAAAGCTTCCTCGCCCACGAAGGTGCGTCCGCGCAGTCGTGAGATCGAGCGATTGCGAGCGGCCACAAGCAACCATCCAGGCAGCGATCCTCTTGCTGGATCGAATTTCTCGGCCCTGCGCCAGACTTGAAAAAAAATA
Protein-coding sequences here:
- a CDS encoding anti-sigma factor produces the protein MRRLTEARGRIALLSLAAPEENPLIAVKQKLLERIRAEKSASSGLWHVSKSRQTIRWWNTIWAPAAIGLVILSIFLWYGNRQLDSQLENIRQQIAADQKQIQHSRSLVAMLTAQDTMTIKLEGTQNMPKAWGTVKYNPRMQMMCYSADLPEPPPKMVYQMWAVPEVGDPVSEGIFMPETAGEGKMPMAKVPSGMSCKWFCVTIEPEGGKQRPTGPRVLVGTL
- a CDS encoding sigma-70 family RNA polymerase sigma factor — its product is MNRARDAGTNESDWSLLERVVHRDESALAALYDRYSGLVYSQAMRILRDSGAAEEVLQDIFFQVWRRAEKFDPARGSLPGWLLVAARNRSISRLRGRTFVGEEAFEQNVAFPFNIESAAAQNQLLGRVKAALVGLPDGQREAIEFAYFQGMSHSEIADRTGAPLGTVKTRIRTAMEILKRSLA